TATTCCACTACACCCGACTTGTCATCAATCACAATAAAGTCCCCGATTTCGAACGGGCGATCAAAAAAGATCACGAAATAGCTGAAAAGGTCTCCCAGGATTGTCTGAGCTGCGAGGGCGATCGCGATACCGCCAATGCCCAGCCCTGCAATGAGCGAAGTCACATTGTAACCCAGGTTGTCGATCATGAAGATGATCCCAAACAGCCAGATCACAATGTTAACCATCAAGATGAGCCCGCTGGCCTGCTTTTCTTTGGCTTCACTGTTTTCCTGGGCCTGAATGAAGGAAAATACAAATTTTCTAAATGCCGAACTAATGATCTTGAGCGCAAAAAACGTAACGGCCATCAGAAAAACGATGTGCGCAATGTTCTCCACTTTTGCTGGCAGGCTTAACGTCGTCAAGGCGAAATATACACCGTCTACATAAAGTAAGGGCACCACCGCACCTTCAATCATTTCAATGATGTAATCGTCCCAGGTGGTGGTCGTTTTCACAGACCACGCCTTTGCCTTGCGGATTACAATAGATTTAAAAAAACGTATAAAGATGAAAAGACATGCCAGCAGGGCGATGGCAATCAGCCATGAAATAGGCGTGTTACCTAGAAAGAGCGTGTTGAAAGTGTTGTTCATAATGATTTTACTTTTGCAGATCTGAGCGACCTGACATGAAACAAAGAACTCATACCACCAATTGGCGGGCTAAGGGTCACAAAATCCAGATTGAGTTGACCAGATTCGTGCTGATCGGAATGAAGGGCAAGATGCCTTGGCGGATTATGCAGCTGGTATTAAAGAACTGTGCAGAGCGAACGAATTTGCCGAAGCAAGCCTTCTGACAGTGACGGCAAGGTACAAAAAATGAGGCGGACAGGCAAACGCAACGCCCCGTTGGTCAGCCCTACTACCGTTTTTGCCACCTAAAACGTCGATTTTTCAACATACAGTTTTAAAGAATCGCTTTTCAGTCGAACCTTCAACCAATTACGGATACGGGAGATGTCACGTGTTGTCTTTCTGGTATTTCTACTGCCTAAAACCACAACGGTGTAATGTCTTGTTTTGCTGGAATCCGTATAGAAAATCTGCCTGTCAGCCGAACAATACGATATCTCAGGAAAAAGCGGCTTTATTTCCCGGTAGAGCGGGCTGCCCACTTTTTTGATTGTGACAATACTATCCTGCTTTCGTATGTTCAGGCTTAGTTCAGCTTTGAGACGGTTGATCTCTGCCTGGTATCGTTCGGCCTGCGTCAGGTCCTTGGTTACATCGCTGATCGAAAAGCCTTGCTGGATAATTAAGGTCGCGTTATGAAGTCCGTAGATGCTCTTTCGCTTCGCCAGCCGCTGTTTTTGTAGGTCGTCTATTGTCTTTCCCCCGTAGATCAGCTTGATCTGTCTTTTGGAAGGGTCTAATTCATTTTTCAGAAGATAGTCACCCTCAATATAGCCTTCATTGGCGATAAAATTATTGGCATTTTGGATAAAGGTCTCTTTTTGTACCAGCAGATATCCATAATAAATACTAGGCACGGTTGTTAGCAATACAATGAAGGTAACCCATCGGTTTGCCATTTTTTTCTGATCTTCGTCTGCGCTGTTACGGATCGGGTAGCGGAGCAACCGGACTGTGATGAGCGTCGCGCTCCCGATAAAAACAGTATTGATCGCTAAAAGATACATGGCCCCGAAAAGAAACCCCCAGTTACCGGTAGCCAGCCCGTAACCAGCGGTACACAAAGGAGGCATCAATGCTGTTGCGATCGCTACACCCGGAATAACGTTGCCCTTATTTTTGCTGGAAATAGCCACAATACCTGCCAAGCCACCCACCAGGGCAATAATCACATCATAAATACTTGGCTGCGTGCGGGCAAGCAGTTCCGAGTGCGCCTGGTAAATGGGCGTTACAAAAAAATAGGCTGCTGAGGTTAAAAGCCCCGCAATGACGGCAAACAGATAGTTAACGAACGCCTTTTTAAATAAAGCAAAATCGTAGGTCGCAATGCTGTATCCCATACCCAGAATCGGCCCCATCAGCGGAGAGACCAGCATCGCGCCAATAATAACAGCAGTAGAGTTAACATTTAGACCAACCGACGCAATAAAAATGGCGAAAATCAGGATCCAAAGGTTGGTACCGCGGAATTCAATGCCACTTTCTACAATGTCGTGAATGACTGTATAACCCTCTCGTTCAGTAGAGATGTCAAACCTTTTGAGAATATTATTAATGCCCATGTAAAATCAGGATTTGATTGTTTTCAGGAAGGCGATGCCCGATATCCCCGCAATAAGCGAAGCCAGCAATATACCATATTTTGACTGGTCGACCATTTCTCCATGCCCGAAAGCCAGGCCTGTAACAAAAAGTGACATCGTAAACCCTACCCCGGCCAGCATCGCAACACCTACGATATGCGCCCAGGAGGCCCGATCGGGAAGTTCAGACAATCCTGCACGCACCATGATCCAGGTAAAACCAGCCACGCCGATGAATTTTCCAGCTAAGAGGCCAACGGCCACTCCGGCGCTAACCGGGTTAATAAGGGAAGAAAAAAAGTCGGATCCAATATCCATTCCTGCGTTTGAGAGGGCAAACAGCGGCATAATGACAAAAGCAACCCAGGGATGCAATGAATATTCCACCTTCTGCAGCGGCGTTTCGGCATCCATGCTGATCCTCTTGATTTTTTCGATCGTCTGGTGCTGCTCACTGGTGGTCAGCGAGCCATTTTGCGGGATTGCATTCTCAAAATCGCTTGTATATTCCCGGACGTTTCTGACATAGTCCTTCTCATTGATCTTTGTCCGGGCTGGCATGGTGAATGCTACCAGAACGCCTGCAATGGTGGCATGCACACCTGAGAAAAGAAAACCCGCCCATACGGCAATGCCAATAATCAAATAGAAAATCGTGCCCCTTACTCCCATCAGGTTCCCGATCATCAGCACTGCCAGAAAGATTCCGGCGATTGCTAGCGGGGCGAATGCTATATGCGCTGTATAAAAAAACGCAATGACCAGTACCGCGCCCAGATCGTCTGCGACAGCCAGCGCAGACAGAAATACTTTCACAGAGTTAGGAATATGATCGCCTGCCATCGAAAGCAACGCCAGCGCAAAAGCGATATCCGTTGCCATCGGTATACCCCACCCTCCCTGCGATCCTAATCCGCGATTCAGGACAAA
The genomic region above belongs to Dyadobacter pollutisoli and contains:
- a CDS encoding mechanosensitive ion channel family protein: MNNTFNTLFLGNTPISWLIAIALLACLFIFIRFFKSIVIRKAKAWSVKTTTTWDDYIIEMIEGAVVPLLYVDGVYFALTTLSLPAKVENIAHIVFLMAVTFFALKIISSAFRKFVFSFIQAQENSEAKEKQASGLILMVNIVIWLFGIIFMIDNLGYNVTSLIAGLGIGGIAIALAAQTILGDLFSYFVIFFDRPFEIGDFIVIDDKSGVVEYIGIKTTRIRTLGGEQLVCSNTDLTDSRLHNYKRLQKRRIVFNLGVTYQTSHEQLSQIPGILRGIIQSKPYITFDRAHFSGYGDFSLNFEIVYYVMDADYTFYMDQQQAIYLDIFRAFEESGIDFAYPTQTLIMQLENAHIK
- a CDS encoding DUF389 domain-containing protein, producing the protein MGINNILKRFDISTEREGYTVIHDIVESGIEFRGTNLWILIFAIFIASVGLNVNSTAVIIGAMLVSPLMGPILGMGYSIATYDFALFKKAFVNYLFAVIAGLLTSAAYFFVTPIYQAHSELLARTQPSIYDVIIALVGGLAGIVAISSKNKGNVIPGVAIATALMPPLCTAGYGLATGNWGFLFGAMYLLAINTVFIGSATLITVRLLRYPIRNSADEDQKKMANRWVTFIVLLTTVPSIYYGYLLVQKETFIQNANNFIANEGYIEGDYLLKNELDPSKRQIKLIYGGKTIDDLQKQRLAKRKSIYGLHNATLIIQQGFSISDVTKDLTQAERYQAEINRLKAELSLNIRKQDSIVTIKKVGSPLYREIKPLFPEISYCSADRQIFYTDSSKTRHYTVVVLGSRNTRKTTRDISRIRNWLKVRLKSDSLKLYVEKSTF
- the nhaA gene encoding Na+/H+ antiporter NhaA, whose amino-acid sequence is MPQSPIDQILKPVSKFIHQEFTGGIILFVCVIIAIIWVNSPWAESYHHLWETRLMVGFSRYVFNQPLHIWINDGLMAIFFFVIGLELKREFMAGELSSLKKASLPMMAALGGMLVPAFIYFVLNRGLGSQGGWGIPMATDIAFALALLSMAGDHIPNSVKVFLSALAVADDLGAVLVIAFFYTAHIAFAPLAIAGIFLAVLMIGNLMGVRGTIFYLIIGIAVWAGFLFSGVHATIAGVLVAFTMPARTKINEKDYVRNVREYTSDFENAIPQNGSLTTSEQHQTIEKIKRISMDAETPLQKVEYSLHPWVAFVIMPLFALSNAGMDIGSDFFSSLINPVSAGVAVGLLAGKFIGVAGFTWIMVRAGLSELPDRASWAHIVGVAMLAGVGFTMSLFVTGLAFGHGEMVDQSKYGILLASLIAGISGIAFLKTIKS